A region of Dermochelys coriacea isolate rDerCor1 chromosome 1, rDerCor1.pri.v4, whole genome shotgun sequence DNA encodes the following proteins:
- the NDUFB4 gene encoding NADH dehydrogenase [ubiquinone] 1 beta subcomplex subunit 4 produces MAAPSSSSSSSTSGYRPAPLASLPRELDPAEYNESLEKRRAEAERLALRARLKRQYQLQLNDPHRTELIEDPAMLRWTYARSYNIYPNFRPTPKTSLLGALFGIGPIFFWWYVLKADRDRKEKLIQEGKYQRPFALSS; encoded by the exons ATGGCggcgccctcctcctcctcctcctcctcgacCTCCGGCTACCGGCCGGCCCCGCTGGCCTCGCTGCCCCGGGAGCTTGACCCGGCCGAGTACAACGAGTCCCTGGAGAAGCGCCGGGCCGAGGCGGAGCGTCTGGCGCTCCGTGCCCGCCTCAAGCGCCAGTACCAGCTGCAGCTCAACGACCCGCACCGCACGGAGCTGATC GAGGACCCTGCTATGCTCCGTTGGACCTATGCTAGATCGTACAACATTTACCCCAATTTCCGGCCCACTCCCAAGACTTCCCTGTTGGGTGCGTTGTTTGGGATAGGACCCATTTTCTTCTGGTGGTATGTCCTCAAAGCTGACAGA GATCGTAAAGAGAAACTTATCCAGGAAGGCAAGTACCAGCGACCATTTGCTCTCAGCTCCTAA